From the genome of Aspergillus oryzae RIB40 DNA, chromosome 4:
AACGTTCCTGAAGGGAAGAAGCGCGACAACGGCCGATTGATCGGACTTTTTGCGCCAAGCCCGTTTTTCTGCCGGGCGGCCGGAGAACCCCAGGCTTTTACCGGCTTGTTTATATAAATGGTATAATATATCGGCCAAGATAgtaatgataatgatgatgatggtagACTAGCTGTCGCTAAATCAGAAGGCTATACAGCTGCAGCTAAGTCATCGCTCTCATGCCAAACTCGAGGTGCTTCGCCAGACGCCATCCAGCCAGACAGTACAAGTACTACTCATGCCTTAGGATCTATGTACATTTGTAATTCCCACGTATACGTCCCATGCTGTAGTAAAAGATAATCAAAGAATCTTGCTAATAATTCTGTTTGTGTTGTTGTGCTTTTCAGTGTGAGCGCGGTCGCAGAGTCTTATAGTGAGCTAGCTCCCAGCATCTGTCTTACTCCAAAGACGCCGTGTCTCGCAAACTGTTATTCCTCCGTGATGGAACTTCTCGAACCTCCACACCAGGACCGACTGATCTCCGATAGGTAGGGAAAATCTAGCGGCAAGATTACAGTATTAGCATGGTCCGTTGATACTATGCGGAGACCCCGTTTGCAGGCAGGGGTGCACAGCAGAAACCGATCAGGTAACCGTACCTTCGTGCCAGACCATCCTAGGCGGAAGGCTGCTTCATGTGCAAATAGTTCACCAAAGCCCAGCATGAGTCCATTCACGAAGGGAAGAACCAGGTTGATGGCGGCGCCTCGCAAGATACTCCAGATTGTAGGGGGTTTGTAGAGGATCAGAGGGGAACTCGACGTCGACTCGGATAACTCATTGTTGGCCGAATAATTCTCCGAGTCTGAACGAACGGTCAAGCCGGATTCGTAGAGCTCCACGCTCGAGCTTGTGTGGTCACCCGAAGCCATGATGCGGGGGTAAGGGAAGAACGCGCCGTCAACCAACGGAGTGCGATCGGAGATTGGTCGTAGGGGGAATATCAACGGGAGGTGGTAGTGATTTGGCTCGGAAGGATATTCCAAAGAGACGAGTTCAGGTTCTAAACCTTTTTTCGGTGTGCAAATAACAGGCGTCCTGGATTTGCTGGGTCTGGCTAGAATTGCATCTAATAGTACCTTGCTCGTCGTATATGTTGATGCTTGGATACACCTGACCGGTTATGTAATCAGGAACTACATGCCGCTTCAACGAAACACCAAAGCTACTAATCAGATATGGTACTCTTCTTTAGAGGTAAGAATGTCATACTTTTACTCAAGGTATCATTGACGCCTCATCGACCAGGCCACATTGCATGATTTGTTGCGTCACTTTAGTACTACTGTTATGCTAAAAGTTGAGTAATTATAATACTCTCCAATCGGTTTAGTTACGACGATGGGACCCAATGGAGCAAACGGCGATGATTGGGCACTGGAAGGACTGGTTGAGATGCCACCTGTAGTTCTGTGTATCGCAACAAGTGCAGAGCACTAAGTCGTACATCCTAGTGCTGTTTATGTTTACTGgatagaaatagatatactGTCCATATATCTTCCAACCAAGAACGAACTTCATTCTCCATGATGGAAGGCAAGTATCCCCCACTGATTCCTGAGGCATCAATGGAAGATCCCCTCTTCCGATGACCAATCAGGTAACAGTGACGTACCTCATTGGTCCCTCAattgttgttcttcagctttcTCGGAGATGAACTAAGCATCATCTCGCATATCTTGCACTCCATTCCCTCGGATTCCCTTATTTAGTCCCTCCTTCAAGTATTCTGGCCTCATCACAAATACTTCCGCGCTTTCACATAAACTAGCTTGATAACGCTACAAGCTATTGGGGTTTTAATATACCGTCAGCATGGAGCGTAGTCCCACCATTCAAGATGAGGACGTCTCTCAGTTTTGTGCCATGACTGGAGTACGTCCTGAACATGTAAGtccccttcctcttcgcGCATGCATATATCTCCCGCTAACTCCCCTGTTTCAAAGGCACAGGAGTACCTCGCAGCTAATGGAGGGGATCTTGAGGCCGCCGTGACTGAATTCTTTGCCGAACAAGACGAAGCTTTACAGGAGGGAAACACGGGCGCTGGCCAGACTCTTGGAGGAAGCGAAACTGCGCCGTCCGCAGGCCGGTCCCTAGGTGGCAGCTCCTCTCAGTCACCATCGTTTACCCCGCaaccatcttccacatcacGCAAATCCGCCCCGAAAAAGAAGTTCGCGACACTGGGTGATTTTTCCTCCGGCGGTGGCGAtgactcggaggaggaagatgacgcAGTCAACCAGGATTTGTTTGCTGGAGGTGAAAAGTCTGGATTAGCTGTACAAAACcccgatgatatcaagaagaagatcatcgaaaaagcaaaacgGTTAGTCAGGGCGCTTCTGTAAAGCAGAATTTTGCGGTCGTAAATGCTAAATATCTCTTAGGTCTCAGGTCCCAGCATCTGATAGCTCCGAACCCCGACGGTCTTTCTTCACAGGTCCCGCTCGTACTCTCGGTGGCGATGACACCCCCAGTCGGGTCATTGATGTTCCAAACGAACCTGCCGCGCGACTACCACAGCGTGTTCAGCGGACACTACACTTCTGGGCTGATGGGTTCTCCGTGGACGACGGTGATCTTTACCACTCTGACGACCCCCGAAACGCGGAAATT
Proteins encoded in this window:
- a CDS encoding TOM13-domain-containing protein (predicted protein); translated protein: MASGDHTSSSVELYESGLTVRSDSENYSANNELSESTSSSPLILYKPPTIWSILRGAAINLVLPFVNGLMLGFGELFAHEAAFRLGWSGTKIFPTYRRSVGPGVEVREVPSRRNNSLRDTASLE
- a CDS encoding protein phosphatase regulator SHP1 (protein tyrosine phosphatase SHP1/Cofactor for p97 ATPase-mediated vesicle membrane fusion), which codes for MERSPTIQDEDVSQFCAMTGVRPEHAQEYLAANGGDLEAAVTEFFAEQDEALQEGNTGAGQTLGGSETAPSAGRSLGGSSSQSPSFTPQPSSTSRKSAPKKKFATLGDFSSGGGDDSEEEDDAVNQDLFAGGEKSGLAVQNPDDIKKKIIEKAKRLVRALLSQVPASDSSEPRRSFFTGPARTLGGDDTPSRVIDVPNEPAARLPQRVQRTLHFWADGFSVDDGDLYHSDDPRNAEILDGIRQGRAPLSIMNVQPGQEVDVEIKQHEEKYVKPKPKYKPFAGPGQRLGSPTPGVRTPTPPTAPAAGQINSEPAKPNVDESQPIITLQVRLGDGTRLTSRFNTTHTIGDVYQFVSAASSDSQSRPWVLMTTFPSKELTDKAAALGDLAEFKRGGVVVQKWQ